One stretch of Xanthomonas sp. DAR 35659 DNA includes these proteins:
- a CDS encoding crotonase/enoyl-CoA hydratase family protein, with amino-acid sequence MNVDKRFFDPSFPTIRVESSVDGNVHWMFMHHDAAGGARPCFRDDLLDDMWAFTDAITLGGSEPLGRRPLRHFVLASDANVFNLGGDLELFTQLIRLRDRERLLAYAKRCVEGVHTLHTGLGGDVRTIALLQGDALGGGLEMALACHTIVAEEGIGMGLPEVLFGLFPGMGAYSFLCKRMPAQLAEKIVLEGTVYSSEQMHALGVVDVLVPKGQGKTAVEELIRTQRRSKLSHLAMNAARRISQQVPLSELMAITELWVDTALALDDKSLRMMDRLVRAQTRRAQGVAALA; translated from the coding sequence ATGAACGTCGATAAGCGCTTTTTCGACCCCAGCTTCCCCACCATCCGCGTCGAGTCCAGCGTCGATGGCAACGTGCATTGGATGTTCATGCACCACGACGCCGCCGGCGGCGCCCGCCCCTGCTTTCGCGACGACCTGCTCGACGACATGTGGGCCTTCACCGACGCCATCACCCTCGGCGGCAGCGAGCCGCTCGGGCGCAGGCCGTTGCGGCACTTCGTGCTGGCCTCCGATGCGAACGTGTTCAACCTCGGCGGAGATCTGGAACTGTTCACCCAACTGATCCGCCTGCGCGACCGCGAACGCCTGCTCGCCTATGCCAAGCGTTGCGTGGAGGGGGTGCACACCCTGCACACCGGCCTGGGCGGCGACGTGCGCACCATCGCGCTGCTGCAGGGCGACGCCCTCGGCGGCGGCCTGGAGATGGCGCTGGCCTGCCACACCATCGTGGCCGAGGAAGGGATCGGCATGGGCTTGCCGGAAGTGCTGTTCGGCCTGTTCCCGGGCATGGGCGCGTACTCGTTCCTGTGCAAGCGCATGCCCGCGCAACTGGCGGAGAAGATCGTGCTGGAAGGCACCGTCTACAGCAGCGAGCAGATGCACGCGCTCGGGGTGGTCGATGTGCTGGTGCCCAAGGGCCAGGGCAAGACCGCGGTCGAGGAGCTGATCCGCACCCAGCGGCGCAGCAAGCTGTCGCATCTGGCGATGAACGCCGCACGCCGGATCTCGCAGCAGGTGCCGCTGTCGGAACTGATGGCGATCACCGAACTGTGGGTGGACACGGCGCTCGCGCTGGACGACAAGTCGCTGCGCATGATGGATCGCCTGGTGCGCGCCCAGACCCGGCGCGCGCAAGGCGTCGCCGCGCTCGCGTAA
- a CDS encoding long-chain fatty acid--CoA ligase, protein MSQERPWLQSYPANIPAEIDVNEYRSVAAVFEASVAKFGDRPAYCNFGKSLTYREAGELARHFAAYLLGELQLKKGDRVALMMPNCLQYPIATFGVLLAGMTVVNVNPLYTPRELRHQLIDSGASAIVVIDNFGKTVQEVLADTPVKQVITTGLGDMLGFPKGALVNFVLKYVKKLVPDYDIPNAVRFRDALTLGRLRTLPQLDIEPDDIAFLQYTGGTTGVAKGAMLTHRNLVANMLQAGAWISATGKLEEGREVIITALPLYHIFALTANGLVFMKLGGLNHLISNPRDMPGFVKELQKTRFTAFTGVNTLFNGLLNTPGFDKVDFSSLKFTLGGGMAVQRAVAERWKQVTGVTLVEAYGLTETSPAACINPLTLTEYNGAIGLPIPSTDACVKDDQGQTLTPGDVGELCIKGPQVMKGYWRRPEETATAVDADGWLHTGDMARMDPQGFFYIVDRKKDMILVSGFNVYPNEVEDVIAMMPGVLEVAAVGVPDEKSGEVVKVVIVKKDPNLTAEDVKAHARANLTGYKHPRIVEFRKELPKTNVGKILRRELRDNVPAA, encoded by the coding sequence ATGAGTCAGGAACGTCCGTGGTTGCAGAGTTATCCGGCCAACATTCCCGCCGAGATCGACGTCAACGAGTACCGATCCGTCGCCGCCGTCTTCGAAGCCTCCGTCGCCAAGTTCGGCGACCGCCCGGCCTACTGCAACTTCGGCAAGAGCCTGACCTACCGTGAGGCCGGCGAACTGGCCCGCCACTTCGCCGCCTACCTGCTGGGCGAACTGCAGCTCAAGAAGGGCGACCGCGTCGCCCTGATGATGCCCAACTGCCTGCAGTACCCGATCGCCACGTTCGGCGTGCTGCTGGCCGGCATGACCGTGGTCAACGTCAATCCGCTGTACACCCCGCGCGAACTGCGCCACCAGTTGATCGATTCCGGCGCCAGCGCCATCGTGGTCATCGACAACTTCGGCAAGACCGTGCAGGAAGTGCTGGCCGACACCCCGGTCAAGCAGGTCATCACCACCGGCCTGGGCGACATGCTCGGCTTCCCCAAGGGCGCGCTGGTCAACTTCGTGCTCAAGTACGTCAAGAAGCTGGTGCCGGACTACGACATCCCCAACGCGGTGCGCTTCCGCGACGCGCTCACCCTGGGCCGCCTGCGCACGCTGCCGCAACTGGACATCGAGCCGGACGACATCGCCTTCCTGCAGTACACCGGCGGCACCACCGGCGTGGCCAAGGGCGCGATGCTGACCCACCGCAACCTGGTGGCGAACATGCTGCAGGCCGGCGCCTGGATCTCGGCGACCGGCAAGCTGGAGGAAGGACGCGAAGTCATCATCACCGCGCTGCCGCTGTACCACATCTTCGCGCTGACCGCGAACGGCCTGGTGTTCATGAAGCTCGGCGGGCTCAACCACCTGATCAGCAATCCGCGCGACATGCCCGGCTTCGTCAAGGAACTGCAGAAGACCCGCTTCACCGCCTTCACCGGCGTCAACACCCTGTTCAACGGCCTGCTCAACACGCCCGGCTTCGACAAGGTGGATTTCTCCTCGCTGAAGTTCACCCTGGGCGGTGGCATGGCGGTGCAGCGCGCCGTGGCCGAACGCTGGAAGCAGGTGACCGGGGTGACCCTGGTCGAGGCCTATGGCCTGACCGAGACCTCGCCGGCGGCCTGCATCAACCCGCTGACGCTGACCGAGTACAACGGCGCCATCGGCCTGCCGATCCCCTCCACCGACGCCTGCGTCAAGGACGACCAGGGCCAGACCCTGACCCCCGGCGATGTCGGCGAACTGTGCATCAAGGGCCCGCAGGTGATGAAGGGCTACTGGCGCCGTCCGGAGGAAACCGCCACCGCGGTCGACGCCGACGGCTGGCTGCATACCGGCGACATGGCGCGGATGGATCCGCAGGGCTTCTTCTACATCGTCGATCGCAAGAAGGACATGATCCTGGTCTCGGGCTTCAACGTGTACCCGAACGAGGTCGAGGACGTGATCGCGATGATGCCCGGCGTGCTGGAAGTGGCCGCGGTCGGCGTTCCCGACGAGAAGTCCGGCGAAGTGGTCAAGGTGGTCATCGTCAAGAAGGACCCCAACCTCACCGCCGAGGACGTCAAGGCCCACGCCCGCGCCAACCTGACCGGCTACAAGCACCCGCGCATCGTGGAGTTCCGCAAGGAACTGCCCAAGACCAACGTCGGCAAGATCCTGCGTCGCGAACTGCGCGACAACGTCCCGGCAGCCTAG